In Castanea sativa cultivar Marrone di Chiusa Pesio chromosome 6, ASM4071231v1, a single window of DNA contains:
- the LOC142639124 gene encoding uncharacterized protein LOC142639124, which translates to MGDSSSASYIHLVQHLIEKCLIFRMTKEECMEALSKHANIKPVITSTVWNELEKENKEFFEAYAESKSKEDRMSEEETSQMIQKMISDSSKDSDD; encoded by the exons ATGGGGGACTCTTCTTCTGCCTCATACATACACTTG GTGCAGCACCTGATAGAGAAGTGTCTGATTTTCCGCATGACTAAAGAAGAGTGCATGGAAGCCCTTTCAAAACATGCAAACATCAAGCCTGTCATCACCTCCACTG TGTGGAATGAactagagaaagaaaacaaggaaTTCTTTGAGGCTTATGCTGAATCAAAGAGCAAAGAAGACCGAATGTCCGAGGAAGAGACAAGCCAAATGATCCAGAAGATGATATCAGATTCGTCCAAAGACTCCGACGATTAA